A stretch of Lathyrus oleraceus cultivar Zhongwan6 chromosome 6, CAAS_Psat_ZW6_1.0, whole genome shotgun sequence DNA encodes these proteins:
- the LOC127097331 gene encoding guanine nucleotide-binding protein alpha-1 subunit, whose amino-acid sequence MLCFVTENMGLLCSKSNRYNDAKAEENAQTAEIERRIELETKAEKHIQKLLLLGAGESGKSTIFKQIKLLFQTGFDEAELKSYLPVVHANVYQTIKLLHDGSKEFAQNDVDFSKYVISTENKDIGEKLSEIGGRLDYPRLTKELAQEIESMWKDAAIQETYARGNELQVPDCTHYFMENLQRLSDANYVPTKEDVLLARVRTTGVVEIQFSPVGENKKSGEVYRLFDVGGQRNERRKWIHLFEGVSAVIFCVAISEYDQTLFEDENKNRMMETKELFEWVLKQQCFEKTSFMLFLNKFDIFEKKILDVPLNVCEWFKDYQPVSTGKQEIEHAYEFVKKKFEESYFQSTAPDSVDRVFKIYRTTALDQKVVKKTFKLVDETLRRRNLFEAGLL is encoded by the exons ATGCTGTGTTTTGTAACAGAAAATATGGGCTTACTCTGTAGCAAAAGTAACCGTTACAATGATGCCAAAGCTGAAGAAAATGCACAG ACTGCAGAAATTGAAAGAAGAATAGAGTTAGAAACAAAGGCTGAAAAGCATATTCAGAAACTTCTACTACTAG GAGCTGGAGAGTCGGGGAAGTCCACAATATTTAAGCAG ATAAAACTTTTATTTCAAACTGGCTTTGATGAGGCAGAGCTAAAAAGCTATCTACCAGTCGTTCATGCTAATGTATATCAGACAATAAAA TTACTTCATGATGGATCGAAGGAGTTTGCACAGAATGATGTTGATTTTTCGAAGTATGTTATATCTACTGAAAATAAG GACATTGGTGAAAAGTTATCAGAAATTGGTGGCAGACTGGATTATCCACGTCTCACCAAAGAACTTGCACAGGAAATTGAGAGTATGTGGAAGGATGCTGCAATTCAG GAAACATATGCCCGTGGTAATGAGCTCCAAGTTCCGGATTGTACGCACTATTTCATGGAAAATTTGCAGAGGCTGTCTGATGCAAATTATGTTCCAACAAAG GAGGATGTCTTACTTGCCAGAGTTCGTACTACCGGTGTTGTAGAGATCCAGTTCAG CCCTGTTGGAGAAAACAAGAAAAGTGGTGAAGTCTATAGACTGTTTGATGTCGGCGGCCAGAGAAATGAGAGGAGGAAATGGATCCATCTGTTTGAAGGAGTTTCCGCTGTAATATTCTGTGTTGCGATTAGCGA ATACGATCAAACACTTTTTGAAGATGAGAACAAGAACAGAATGATGGAGACAAAGGAACTTTTTGAATGGGTCCTGAAGCAACAATGTTTTGAG AAAACATCCTTCATGTTGTTTTTGAACAAGTTCGACATATTTGAGAAGAAGATCCTGGAT GTCCCACTTAATGTATGTGAGTGGTTCAAAGATTACCAGCCAGTTTCAACCGGGAAGCAAGAGATCGAGCATGCATACGA GTTTGTGAAGAAAAAATTTGAGGAATCATATTTCCAGAGCACTGCTCCGGATAGCGTAGACCGCGTGTTCAAAATCTATAGGACCACTGCACTTGATCAGAAGGTTGTGAAGAAGACATTCAAGCTCGTTGACGAGACTTTGAGACGAAGAAATCTCTTTGAGGCTGGCTTGTTATGA